A genomic region of Procambarus clarkii isolate CNS0578487 chromosome 30, FALCON_Pclarkii_2.0, whole genome shotgun sequence contains the following coding sequences:
- the LOC138370064 gene encoding uncharacterized protein: MSKDELDPSVHKLWDLATLSIVPEQPSPDDDWTYKQYQDSVVYRDNQYWVRLPWKLNHSQLLVNHFMAQNQLRSHVLRLQRHPENMKLYHEIIKKQLDDKFIKVVTNDNLKEGHYLPHHPVLKNSAMTPLRIVFHCSAKTKQSSVSLNDCLQTGPSLTQQLYDVLLKFRIGTYAYTADISKAFVRVGLQEEDCNYTKFLWIKDPNDPNTELITLRFASVLFGAMSSSFLLQATVDIHLKKSNSPNKTEISNNLYVDNFQGTASSESKLLNIYHEANLELMGANMPLQSSVSNNAKLNQLIRTEFPNYQVPKKTKVLGVK; the protein is encoded by the coding sequence ATGTCcaaggatgagcttgatccctctgtacataaattatgggacctggcaactctcagcattgtccctgaacaacctagtccagatgatgactggacttacaaacaataccaaGACTCAGTtgtctacagagataatcaatactgggtcaggttaccatggaagctgaatcactcTCAGCTACTCgtcaaccattttatggcacaaaaccaattaagatCACATGTGTTGCGCTTACAAAGACATCCTGAGAACATGAAACTGTACCATGAAATAATCAAGAAACaactcgatgacaaatttatcaaAGTTGTGACAAATGATAACCTAAAGGAAGGAcactacctgccacaccaccctgtactgaaaaattcagctatgaccccactacggatagtatttcATTGCAGTGCTAAGACAAAGCAGAGTAGTGTTTCcttaaatgactgccttcaaactggccctagcctgacACAACAGCTTTacgacgtgctgttaaagttccgCATCGGGACTTACGCATACACAGCAGACATCAGTAAAGCCTTCGTTAGAGTAGGTCTCCAAGAAGAAGACtgtaactacacaaagttcctatggatcaaggatcctaacGATCCAAACACTGAATTAATCACTCTCaggtttgcgtctgttttgtttggtgccatgtcttcttcatttctgcttcaagctaccgtAGACAtacacttgaagaagtccaatagcccaaatAAAACAGAAATTAGCAATAACTTGTATGTGGACAATTTCCAAGGAACAGCCAGCAGTGAAAGTAAATTGCTGAACATATACCACGAGGCCAATCTAGAATTAATGGGagcaaatatgcctctccagtcgtcGGTCTCCAACAATGCCAAGTTAAATCAACTGATCAGAACTGAATTTCCCAACTACCAGGTACCCAAGAAGACAAAAGTACTAGGCGTTAAATGA